One Polaribacter reichenbachii genomic window, AGCAGGAAACATAAAAAGCATTCAATTTGCTTTTAAACGTTTGGGAGTAGATGCTGTTTTATCAAATAATATTGATGAAATTAAAGCTGCTGATAAAGTAATTTTTCCAGGTGTAGGAGAAGCAAGTTCTGCAATGAAAATGTTGCAAGAAAGTGGTTTAGATAAATTAATTCCGACATTAAAACAACCAGTTTTAGGAATTTGTTTAGGTATGCAATTAATGTGTAACTCATCAGAAGAAGGAAATACAAAAGGATTAGGAATTTTTAATGTTGATGTAAAAAAGTTTTCGAAAGCTGTAAAAGTTCCACAAATGGGATGGAATGTAATTTACAATTTAGAATCTGAATTATTTGCAGGAGTTAAAGAAAAAGATTTTATGTATTTGGTGCATAGTTTTTACGCAGAAGAATGTGAAGAATCTATTGCAACCACAGATTATGAAATTGAATATGCATCAGCATTAAAAAAGGATAATTTTTATGGAGTACAATTTCATCCAGAGAAATCATCAAAAGCGGGAGAACAGATATTGAAAAACTTCTTGAATATTTAAAATACTATGGCTATGAAAAAGCAAATTTTAATGTTCGTAATTGTATTTAATTCTTTAATTACAAGTTATGCTCAAAATAATCCTGTTCCTGAATATTTAGAGAACAATACTTTTTCTAAGGAACTCCTAAGTTTTAAAATGACTAATTTAGAAGGTAAAGTAGTTTCTTTAGGT contains:
- the hisH gene encoding imidazole glycerol phosphate synthase subunit HisH; this encodes MKLVIIDYGAGNIKSIQFAFKRLGVDAVLSNNIDEIKAADKVIFPGVGEASSAMKMLQESGLDKLIPTLKQPVLGICLGMQLMCNSSEEGNTKGLGIFNVDVKKFSKAVKVPQMGWNVIYNLESELFAGVKEKDFMYLVHSFYAEECEESIATTDYEIEYASALKKDNFYGVQFHPEKSSKAGEQILKNFLNI